Proteins from a genomic interval of Clostridium sp. AN503:
- a CDS encoding energy-coupling factor transporter ATPase — MSIKAEHVNYIYGEGTAFEQYALRDLSFEIEDGQFIGLIGHTGSGKSTLIQHLNGLLRATSGTIYYNGENIYQNGYDMKALRSKVGLVFQYPEHQLFEVDVFSDVCFGPKNQKLPKDEIEARAREALRQVGLDEKFWDQSPFELSGGQKRRVAIAGVLAMQPEVLILDEPTAGLDPKGRDEILDEIETLHREKKMTIILVSHSMEDIAQYADRIMVMNQGEKIFDAPPREVFKHYRELEKIGLAAPQITYIVHHLKEHGVPIDNDITTVAEAKDAILKLLKD; from the coding sequence ATGTCAATTAAGGCAGAACATGTGAACTATATATATGGAGAAGGCACGGCCTTTGAGCAGTATGCGCTGCGGGATTTAAGCTTTGAGATCGAGGATGGACAGTTCATCGGGCTGATCGGTCACACGGGTTCCGGTAAATCCACCCTGATCCAGCATTTGAACGGGCTTTTGCGGGCGACCAGCGGAACCATCTATTATAATGGAGAGAATATCTATCAGAATGGCTACGACATGAAGGCGCTGCGCAGCAAGGTAGGACTGGTGTTCCAGTACCCGGAGCATCAGCTTTTTGAGGTAGATGTGTTTTCCGACGTTTGTTTTGGACCGAAGAACCAGAAGCTGCCGAAGGATGAGATTGAGGCCAGGGCAAGGGAAGCCCTCAGGCAGGTAGGGCTGGATGAGAAATTCTGGGACCAGTCGCCCTTTGAGCTTTCCGGAGGACAGAAGCGCCGCGTGGCGATTGCCGGGGTGCTGGCGATGCAGCCGGAGGTGCTGATCCTGGATGAGCCGACCGCCGGACTGGACCCGAAGGGCAGGGATGAGATCCTGGATGAGATTGAGACGCTGCACCGGGAGAAGAAGATGACGATCATCCTGGTATCCCACAGCATGGAGGATATTGCGCAGTATGCAGACCGGATCATGGTGATGAACCAGGGAGAAAAGATCTTCGACGCTCCTCCGCGGGAAGTATTCAAGCATTACCGGGAACTGGAGAAGATTGGTCTGGCAGCTCCGCAGATTACCTACATTGTGCATCACTTAAAGGAGCACGGGGTTCCGATCGACAATGATATCACAACCGTTGCGGAGGCGAAGGATGCGATCCTGAAGCTTTTAAAGGATTGA